The Daucus carota subsp. sativus chromosome 7, DH1 v3.0, whole genome shotgun sequence genome window below encodes:
- the LOC108192339 gene encoding isochorismate synthase, chloroplastic isoform X1, with product MAGKTWVLELKALKCSSPMRSTTHSPAMFTTTTTNINIYNAHQRLCPSLSMNGCSKQQAADYSPLGTIQTLSLPPVSTPALAMDSLSSALFKLQSNPPPFHSGIIRLQVPIEEQIEAIDWLRAQKQEDGLLPRCFFSGRSHKNNNTPPDFLINNHINGNDRSNLNGNHYDYHQHSSDDDDDRDDSVVSVAGLGCAVFFRHVSPFSFHHWRSIKRFLSKKCPLIRAYGAIRFDATAHISSEWKAFGSFYFMVPQVEFDELEGSSMLATTIAWDNALFWTFGMAISQLQDTMRQISSAIVRLSKEVPNTLIVSNNHVPSKSYWDLSVNRALQMISRNNSSLIKVVLARSSRVLTNPDIDPLIWLACLQVEGENSYQFCLQPPDAPAFIGNTPEQLFHRDSLSICSEALAGTRARGDSEALDLQIEFDLLSSRKDHREFTIVRECIRRKLEAVCENVSIEPNKAIRKLRRVQHLYAHLTGRLRSEDDEYYILSSLHPSPAVCGFPTEEARLLITETEMFDRGMYAGPVGWFGGGESEFAVGIRSALVEKGHGALFYAGTGIVEGSNSSQEWEELELKTSQFTKLMKLEALSLDTKRG from the exons ATGGCAGGGAAGACATGGGTGTTGGAGCTTAAAGCTTTGAAATGCTCCTCCCCCATGAGGTCAACAACACATTCTCCTGCCATGTTCACCACAACTACAACTAATATCAACATCTACAATGCCCAT CAAAGATTATGCCCATCACTCTCCATGAATGGATGTTCCAAGCAACAAGCAGCAGATTACAGTCCTCTGGGGACTATACAGACCCTCTCACTCCCACCTGTTTCAACTCCAGCTCTGGCTATGGACTCTCTCAGCTCCGCATTATTCAAACTTCAATCGAATCCACCTCCTTTTCACTCTGGTATTATTCGACTCCAG GTGCCAATAGAGGAACAAATAGAGGCAATAGACTGGCTTCGCGCCCAAAAGCAAGAGGATGGGTTGCTCCCTCGATGTTTCTTCTCAGGACGAAGCCACAAAAATAACAACACTCCTCCTGATTTTCTCATCAACAATCATATTAATGGCAACGACCGCAGTAATCTTAACGGTAACCACTATGATTACCATCAACACTCAAGTGACGATGATGATGACCGTGATGATAGTGTTGTTAGTGTTGCTGGATTGGGATGTGCAGTATTCTTTCGACACGTTAGTCCTTTCTCCTTCCACCATTGGCGCTCCATTAAGAG GTTTCTTTCTAAGAAGTGCCCACTGATTCGTGCTTATGGGGCTATCCGCTTTGATGCAACGGCTCATATATCATCTGAATGGAAGGCTTTTGGTTCATTTTACTTCATGGTTCCACAG GTTGAGTTTGATGAATTGGAAGGAAGCTCGATGCTTGCTACAACTATCGCTTGGGATAATGCACTGTTCTGGACATTTGGAATGGCTATATCCCAGCTTCAAGACACAATGCGACAG ATTTCCTCTGCCATTGTGAGGTTAAGTAAAGAAGTTCCTAATACATTAATCGTCAGCAATAATCATGTTCCAAGTAAGAGTTATTGGGATCTTTCTGTTAATAGGGCTTTACAGATGATAAGCAGGAACAACTCATCACTCATTAAG GTCGTACTTGCACGTAGCAGCAGGGTGTTAACGAATCCTGATATCGACCCTTTAATATGGTTGGCTTGTTTACAG GTTGAAGGAGAGAATTCTTATCAGTTCTGTCTTCAGCCTCCTGATGCACCAGCATTTATTGGTAACACT CCAGAGCAATTGTTTCACCGAGACTCGCTCAGTATATGTAGTGAAGCTTTGGCTGGAACCCGAGCTAGAGGTGACTCGGAGGCCCTTGATCTTCAGATTGAATTTGATCTACTTTCCAG TCGCAAGGACCACCGCGAGTTTACTATAGTGCGCGAATGCATAAGAAGGAAACTAGAG GCGGTTTGTGAAAATGTATCGATTGAACCAAATAAAGCTATACGGAAACTTCGAAGAGTTCAACATCTCTATGCTCATTTGACTGGGAGACTAAGAAGTGAAGACGACGAG TATTATATTTTGTCTTCTCTTCATCCAAGTCCTGCAGTTTGCGGGTTCCCGACAGAAGAGGCCAGACTTTTAATAACAGAAACTG AAATGTTTGACCGAGGGATGTATGCGGGTCCTGTTGGTTGGTTTGGAGGAGGAGAGAGTGAGTTTGCAGTTGGTATAAGGTCAGCATTGGTAGAAAAG gGACATGGTGCATTATTTTATGCTGGGACTGGGATAGTGGAAGGAAGTAATTCATCCCAGGAGTGGGAAGAACTGGAGCTGAAGACATCTCAG TTCACTAAGTTGATGAAACTAGAAGCTCTGTCACTTGATACAAAAAGAGGATGA
- the LOC108192339 gene encoding isochorismate synthase, chloroplastic isoform X2: MNGCSKQQAADYSPLGTIQTLSLPPVSTPALAMDSLSSALFKLQSNPPPFHSGIIRLQVPIEEQIEAIDWLRAQKQEDGLLPRCFFSGRSHKNNNTPPDFLINNHINGNDRSNLNGNHYDYHQHSSDDDDDRDDSVVSVAGLGCAVFFRHVSPFSFHHWRSIKRFLSKKCPLIRAYGAIRFDATAHISSEWKAFGSFYFMVPQVEFDELEGSSMLATTIAWDNALFWTFGMAISQLQDTMRQISSAIVRLSKEVPNTLIVSNNHVPSKSYWDLSVNRALQMISRNNSSLIKVVLARSSRVLTNPDIDPLIWLACLQVEGENSYQFCLQPPDAPAFIGNTPEQLFHRDSLSICSEALAGTRARGDSEALDLQIEFDLLSSRKDHREFTIVRECIRRKLEAVCENVSIEPNKAIRKLRRVQHLYAHLTGRLRSEDDEYYILSSLHPSPAVCGFPTEEARLLITETEMFDRGMYAGPVGWFGGGESEFAVGIRSALVEKGHGALFYAGTGIVEGSNSSQEWEELELKTSQFTKLMKLEALSLDTKRG, translated from the exons ATGAATGGATGTTCCAAGCAACAAGCAGCAGATTACAGTCCTCTGGGGACTATACAGACCCTCTCACTCCCACCTGTTTCAACTCCAGCTCTGGCTATGGACTCTCTCAGCTCCGCATTATTCAAACTTCAATCGAATCCACCTCCTTTTCACTCTGGTATTATTCGACTCCAG GTGCCAATAGAGGAACAAATAGAGGCAATAGACTGGCTTCGCGCCCAAAAGCAAGAGGATGGGTTGCTCCCTCGATGTTTCTTCTCAGGACGAAGCCACAAAAATAACAACACTCCTCCTGATTTTCTCATCAACAATCATATTAATGGCAACGACCGCAGTAATCTTAACGGTAACCACTATGATTACCATCAACACTCAAGTGACGATGATGATGACCGTGATGATAGTGTTGTTAGTGTTGCTGGATTGGGATGTGCAGTATTCTTTCGACACGTTAGTCCTTTCTCCTTCCACCATTGGCGCTCCATTAAGAG GTTTCTTTCTAAGAAGTGCCCACTGATTCGTGCTTATGGGGCTATCCGCTTTGATGCAACGGCTCATATATCATCTGAATGGAAGGCTTTTGGTTCATTTTACTTCATGGTTCCACAG GTTGAGTTTGATGAATTGGAAGGAAGCTCGATGCTTGCTACAACTATCGCTTGGGATAATGCACTGTTCTGGACATTTGGAATGGCTATATCCCAGCTTCAAGACACAATGCGACAG ATTTCCTCTGCCATTGTGAGGTTAAGTAAAGAAGTTCCTAATACATTAATCGTCAGCAATAATCATGTTCCAAGTAAGAGTTATTGGGATCTTTCTGTTAATAGGGCTTTACAGATGATAAGCAGGAACAACTCATCACTCATTAAG GTCGTACTTGCACGTAGCAGCAGGGTGTTAACGAATCCTGATATCGACCCTTTAATATGGTTGGCTTGTTTACAG GTTGAAGGAGAGAATTCTTATCAGTTCTGTCTTCAGCCTCCTGATGCACCAGCATTTATTGGTAACACT CCAGAGCAATTGTTTCACCGAGACTCGCTCAGTATATGTAGTGAAGCTTTGGCTGGAACCCGAGCTAGAGGTGACTCGGAGGCCCTTGATCTTCAGATTGAATTTGATCTACTTTCCAG TCGCAAGGACCACCGCGAGTTTACTATAGTGCGCGAATGCATAAGAAGGAAACTAGAG GCGGTTTGTGAAAATGTATCGATTGAACCAAATAAAGCTATACGGAAACTTCGAAGAGTTCAACATCTCTATGCTCATTTGACTGGGAGACTAAGAAGTGAAGACGACGAG TATTATATTTTGTCTTCTCTTCATCCAAGTCCTGCAGTTTGCGGGTTCCCGACAGAAGAGGCCAGACTTTTAATAACAGAAACTG AAATGTTTGACCGAGGGATGTATGCGGGTCCTGTTGGTTGGTTTGGAGGAGGAGAGAGTGAGTTTGCAGTTGGTATAAGGTCAGCATTGGTAGAAAAG gGACATGGTGCATTATTTTATGCTGGGACTGGGATAGTGGAAGGAAGTAATTCATCCCAGGAGTGGGAAGAACTGGAGCTGAAGACATCTCAG TTCACTAAGTTGATGAAACTAGAAGCTCTGTCACTTGATACAAAAAGAGGATGA